In Methanotorris formicicus Mc-S-70, a single genomic region encodes these proteins:
- a CDS encoding class I SAM-dependent methyltransferase, translating into MFWITCREAQKILNAKNKVSLNLDLEKTLKTWEIEIVNNKALFPDGSEIDLKTLEKVAKDENTIYFIKDGEIYKAVISNDGFYKLVSTIPPTIEINGIRMHRTKGTDPYKDTLEKINTIKPKKGEFILDTCMGLGYTAIECAKRGARVITIEKNPNVLEIAKINPYSRELFTNKNIEIRMGNAFDVVKEFEDERFDAIVHDPPRFSLAGELYSEEFYRELYRILKPGGRLFHYVGNPGRKYRHKDLQRGVMERLRNAGFVDVRRIEEALGVVGRKV; encoded by the coding sequence ATGTTCTGGATAACATGCAGAGAAGCACAGAAAATACTAAATGCAAAAAATAAAGTTTCTCTTAACCTTGATTTAGAAAAAACTTTAAAAACATGGGAAATTGAGATTGTAAACAATAAGGCATTGTTTCCAGATGGCAGTGAGATTGATTTAAAAACCTTGGAGAAAGTAGCAAAAGATGAGAATACGATTTATTTTATTAAAGATGGGGAAATTTATAAGGCAGTAATATCAAATGACGGATTTTATAAACTCGTATCAACAATCCCTCCAACTATAGAGATTAATGGCATAAGGATGCACAGAACAAAGGGCACAGACCCCTACAAGGATACACTTGAAAAAATCAACACCATAAAACCAAAAAAGGGTGAGTTTATCCTTGACACATGCATGGGCTTGGGATATACTGCTATAGAATGTGCTAAAAGAGGGGCGAGAGTAATAACAATAGAAAAGAATCCAAATGTCTTGGAAATTGCAAAAATAAACCCTTATAGCAGAGAACTCTTTACAAATAAAAATATAGAGATAAGAATGGGGAATGCCTTTGATGTTGTTAAGGAATTTGAGGATGAGAGGTTTGATGCCATTGTTCATGATCCACCAAGGTTTAGTTTGGCAGGAGAACTTTATAGTGAGGAATTTTATAGGGAACTTTATAGGATTTTAAAACCTGGAGGAAGGTTGTTCCATTATGTTGGCAATCCTGGGAGGAAGTATAGGCATAAAGATTTGCAGAGGGGTGTTATGGAGAGATTGAGAAATGCTGGTTTTGTTGATGTTAGGAGGATTGAAGAGGCGTTAGGAGTTGTTGGTAGGAAGGTTTAA
- a CDS encoding gamma carbonic anhydrase family protein gives MKNVWIAKNATIVGDVELEEDVSIWYNAVLRGDLDKIIVGRGSNVQDNCVIHVSKNYPTIIGKYVSIGHGAVVHGCRIGNNVLVGMNATILNGAKIGDNCIIGANALVTQNKEIPPNSLVLGVPGKVVRELSEEEIKSIKENALRYIDLAKKTL, from the coding sequence ATGAAAAATGTTTGGATTGCAAAAAATGCAACCATTGTTGGAGATGTTGAACTTGAAGAAGATGTTAGTATATGGTATAATGCAGTATTGAGGGGGGATTTGGATAAGATTATTGTTGGGAGAGGTTCAAATGTCCAAGATAATTGTGTGATTCATGTTTCAAAGAACTATCCAACAATAATTGGTAAGTATGTATCAATAGGTCATGGAGCAGTAGTACATGGATGCAGAATAGGAAATAACGTCTTAGTTGGGATGAACGCAACAATTCTAAATGGGGCAAAGATTGGGGATAATTGTATCATTGGGGCAAATGCTTTAGTAACTCAAAACAAAGAGATTCCACCAAATAGTTTGGTTTTGGGAGTTCCTGGAAAGGTTGTTAGGGAGTTGAGTGAGGAGGAGATAAAATCCATTAAAGAGAATGCATTGAGATATATTGATTTGGCAAAGAAAACCCTATAA
- a CDS encoding CBS domain-containing protein, with amino-acid sequence MELTVIQKEILQELIAIYKEKNRAVKGTEIAIRLNRNPGTIRNQMQALRALNLVDGVPGPKGGYVPTSEAYRVLGLEEEEEIIVPIYKGKGKVEGVSVIKIEFDTVTHEKHCSSKIYIRGDTKKFNVGDVLKIGPTYHNKIVIIGRVVGRDDINHILLLDVMGVASVPNLLVGEVGIKKKLYYLKPDDTIKDAAKLLAYNNISGAPVMKGDELVGILSLHDVALALAEGKVTEKVEKIMTKRPITIPANEKIYNALLTMDKHDVGRLIIVDENNKVVGIITRTDILRLIEGVLTPNSIKNFPNIELSKCSL; translated from the coding sequence ATGGAACTTACCGTTATTCAAAAAGAAATCCTTCAAGAGTTAATAGCCATATATAAAGAAAAAAATAGGGCTGTTAAAGGAACCGAAATTGCCATAAGATTAAATAGAAATCCCGGAACAATAAGAAATCAAATGCAGGCATTGAGGGCTTTAAACCTTGTAGATGGCGTTCCTGGTCCAAAAGGGGGCTATGTACCTACAAGTGAGGCATATAGAGTTTTAGGTCTTGAAGAGGAAGAAGAAATAATCGTCCCTATTTATAAAGGGAAAGGAAAAGTTGAAGGGGTTTCTGTTATAAAGATTGAATTTGACACAGTTACCCATGAAAAACACTGCTCCTCTAAAATATACATAAGGGGAGATACGAAGAAATTTAACGTTGGAGATGTCTTAAAGATAGGTCCAACATACCACAACAAAATTGTAATTATTGGTAGGGTTGTTGGAAGGGATGATATTAATCACATCCTACTACTTGATGTTATGGGGGTTGCAAGTGTTCCAAATTTACTCGTTGGAGAGGTGGGAATTAAGAAAAAACTCTACTATCTCAAACCAGACGATACTATAAAAGATGCCGCTAAGTTGTTAGCATATAACAACATCAGTGGGGCCCCTGTAATGAAAGGGGATGAACTCGTTGGAATTTTAAGTCTCCACGATGTTGCATTAGCACTTGCAGAAGGAAAGGTTACTGAAAAGGTTGAAAAGATCATGACAAAAAGGCCCATAACAATCCCAGCAAATGAAAAAATATACAACGCCCTCTTAACAATGGACAAGCATGATGTTGGTAGATTGATAATTGTAGATGAAAACAATAAAGTTGTTGGTATTATAACAAGAACTGATATTCTAAGGTTGATTGAAGGAGTTTTGACTCCAAACTCTATAAAGAATTTTCCAAACATTGAGTTAAGTAAATGTAGTTTATAA
- a CDS encoding phosphoribosyl-ATP diphosphatase, which produces MEVLREVYEIIKQRIEEKPEGSYVAKLTTDDKKKAVNKICEKIGEEATELVLAAKDNNKDEVIYESADLIFHTMVLLAYLGIEFDELMEEFERRKK; this is translated from the coding sequence ATGGAAGTTTTAAGGGAAGTTTATGAAATAATTAAACAAAGAATTGAGGAAAAACCAGAAGGTTCCTATGTGGCAAAATTAACAACGGATGATAAAAAGAAGGCAGTAAACAAAATATGTGAGAAAATTGGAGAAGAGGCAACGGAGTTAGTATTGGCTGCAAAAGATAACAATAAAGATGAGGTAATTTATGAGAGTGCTGATTTGATATTCCACACTATGGTTTTACTCGCCTATTTAGGGATTGAGTTTGATGAGTTGATGGAAGAGTTTGAGAGGAGGAAAAAATAA
- the ribH gene encoding 6,7-dimethyl-8-ribityllumazine synthase → MVNLAFVIAEFNREITYMMEKVAEEHAEFLGAKVKYKIVVPGTFDMPLAVKKLLEKEDVDAVVTLGCVIEGETEHDEIVVHNAARKIADLALEYNKPVTLGISGPGMTRLQAEDRIDYGKRAVEAAVKMVKMLKALE, encoded by the coding sequence ATGGTGAATCTTGCTTTTGTAATCGCTGAGTTTAATAGGGAGATAACATACATGATGGAGAAGGTTGCAGAGGAACATGCGGAATTTTTAGGAGCAAAGGTAAAGTATAAGATCGTTGTCCCAGGAACATTTGACATGCCTCTTGCAGTTAAAAAACTTTTAGAAAAGGAAGATGTTGATGCTGTTGTTACACTTGGGTGTGTTATTGAAGGGGAGACGGAGCATGATGAAATTGTTGTGCACAATGCAGCAAGGAAGATAGCAGATTTAGCATTAGAATACAACAAACCAGTTACACTTGGAATATCCGGTCCGGGAATGACAAGATTGCAGGCAGAGGATAGGATAGATTATGGTAAGAGGGCAGTTGAAGCGGCTGTGAAGATGGTTAAGATGTTGAAGGCATTAGAATAA